Sequence from the Deltaproteobacteria bacterium genome:
GAGGGAAGGATTGAACGAATTAAGCGGGGAGCACCGGGAGGTTTTGGTGCTCAATATCATGGAGGGGGTGACGATTGCCGAAATTTCGGCGATCATGAACGTTCCGGAAGGAACGGTAAAGTCGCGTCTCTTTCATGCAAAGAGCAGGATGGCCGAAATCCTGCGAACCAAAGGAATACCGCTATGACAAACGAACTTGATCCAAAAACTGTGGAGAAGCTGACCTATTTTCTTAAGGCCAACCAGCCTTATCCACCTCCGCCAAAGCCGGGGGAGAGGGAACGGATCTTCCGCGTCATCCGCGAGCTTCACGAAAGGCCGACAGGACTGGAGCGTATTTTTGGCCCCCTTCAGTGGCTCATCCCCGCCGCCGCCTCTGCCGTCGTTGCCTTTATCCTCCTCTCCGATTTT
This genomic interval carries:
- a CDS encoding RNA polymerase subunit sigma (Bacteria have multiple sigma factors which are active under specific conditions; the sigma factor binds with the catalytic core of RNA polymerase to produce the holoenzyme and directs bacterial core RNA polymerase to specific promoter elements to initiate transcription) — protein: REGLNELSGEHREVLVLNIMEGVTIAEISAIMNVPEGTVKSRLFHAKSRMAEILRTKGIPL